Proteins found in one Gigantopelta aegis isolate Gae_Host chromosome 12, Gae_host_genome, whole genome shotgun sequence genomic segment:
- the LOC121386137 gene encoding uncharacterized protein LOC121386137: MGKNFMLASLRQQYWLLGASTAIKRIISKCVTCRRYQAPVAEQQMASLPVDRLNAAEPPFSRVGMDFFGPFEVKRGRSTVKRYGVLFTCLAIRAVHLEVAHSLDTDSCINAIRRFVARRGIVKSIQSDNGTNLVGAEREMREEIKKWNMQNINRALQQRSISWSFNPPTASHFGGVWERLIRVVRKILYSLLREQNVYLDDESLHTLFCEVEAVINGRPITEGPNSPNDLDVLTPNHLLLLRAGEHIPPGLFHNSDNYAKRRWRQVQYLADIFWKRWIREYLPLLQKRQKWMYSKRNLAVGDIVLIIDTTPRNSWALGRVLEVVKDKKGLVRVVKLKTKSSTLTRPITKLCLLVESD, from the coding sequence ATGGGAAAAAACTTCATGCTTGCTAGTCTACGTCAGCAGTATTGGTTGCTCGGTGCATCAACTGCTATAAAGCGTATAATTTCAAAGTGTGTTACTTGTCGAAGATATCAGGCCCCCGTTGCTGAGCAACAAATGGCCAGCCTTCCTGTAGACCGTTTAAATGCCGCTGAACCCCCATTTTCCAGAGTTGGGATGGATTTCTTTGGACCATTTGAGGTAAAGCGAGGAAGAAGTACAGTAAAGAGATATGGTGTGTTGTTCACGTGTTTGGCTATTCGAGCAGTACATCTAGAGGTTGCTCATTCTCTTGATACAGACTCGTGCATCAATGCAATCAGAAGATTTGTGGCTAGACGTGGTATAGTTAAATCAATTCAGTCTGACAACGGAACCAATTTAGTGGGAGCAGAACGCGAAATGCgtgaagaaattaaaaaatggaATATGCAAAACATAAATAGGGCCTTGCAACAAAGATCCATCTCATGGAGTTTCAATCCTCCCACAGCATCCCATTTTGGAGGTGTTTGGGAACGGCTTATTCGTGTTGTCAGAAAAATACTCTATTCGCTACTCCGAGAACAAAACGTATACCTTGATGACGAGTCTCTGCACACACTGTTTTGTGAAGTTGAAGCTGTGATCAATGGTCGCCCTATCACAGAAGGGCCCAACAGTCCTAATGATCTAGATGTATTGACACCAAATCACTTGTTATTGCTTAGAGCAGGAGAACATATTCCACCTGGCTTATTTCATAACAGTGACAACTATGCAAAAAGGAGATGGCGACAAGTACAATATTTGGCAGACATATTCTGGAAAAGGTGGATACGGGAATACTTACCTCTGCTGCAAAAGAGACAAAAATGGATGTACTCTAAGAGGAATTTGGCTGTAGGTGACATTGTACTGATTATAGATACAACCCCTAGAAATTCATGGGCACTTGGAAGAGTGCTTGAAGTCGTGAAGGACAAAAAGGGGCTTGTCAGAGTTgtgaaactgaaaacaaaatcgtCTACACTGACTCGTCCAATTACAAAATTATGTCTCTTGGTAGAAAGCGACTAA